A DNA window from Ignavibacteriales bacterium contains the following coding sequences:
- a CDS encoding PHP domain-containing protein produces the protein MKKLLLIIPIILIFSIPSVSQEAKWYKGNTHTHTTNSDGDELPRRVVRWYLDHEYNFLVITDHDRFTDIKYLDADENDDFILISGEEVSDRAEGKPVHVNGIGIKNIVDARHGNTKLETIQNNVDAVIAAGGIPQINHPNWRYSFNDSVLTKIKNAKLIEVYNVSEENNNYPAGGFSGTEEIWDKVLSQGVVLYGVVSDDAHDYVGEFMPEKSPPGTGWIMVRAKELTTDAILSALNNGDFYGTNGVYLKELNITDKEYAIEVDPSRDAKYTIQFIGNEGKILKEEYGYRASYRFKGDEKYVRAKVTCSSGDFAITQPVFVK, from the coding sequence ATGAAAAAATTATTGTTAATTATTCCAATCATTTTAATCTTTTCAATACCATCGGTTTCACAGGAAGCCAAATGGTACAAAGGAAACACTCATACGCACACTACGAATTCCGATGGCGATGAATTGCCGCGACGTGTAGTGAGATGGTATCTTGATCATGAATATAATTTTCTTGTGATAACCGATCATGACCGGTTTACAGATATAAAGTATCTTGATGCAGATGAGAACGATGATTTTATTCTTATTTCGGGAGAAGAAGTATCCGATCGTGCCGAGGGTAAGCCGGTTCATGTAAATGGAATTGGAATAAAAAATATCGTGGATGCCCGGCATGGCAATACGAAACTTGAAACCATTCAGAATAATGTTGATGCAGTTATAGCAGCAGGAGGGATTCCTCAAATCAACCATCCGAACTGGAGGTATTCATTTAATGATTCTGTTCTTACAAAAATCAAAAATGCCAAACTTATTGAAGTCTACAATGTTAGCGAAGAAAACAATAATTATCCTGCAGGTGGATTCTCTGGTACTGAAGAGATCTGGGATAAAGTATTATCACAGGGTGTGGTTTTGTACGGTGTGGTATCCGATGACGCTCACGATTACGTTGGAGAATTCATGCCGGAAAAATCGCCACCAGGGACAGGATGGATTATGGTGCGAGCGAAAGAGTTGACCACTGACGCTATACTCAGTGCGCTGAATAATGGAGATTTTTACGGAACCAATGGTGTATATTTGAAGGAATTGAATATTACCGATAAAGAATATGCTATTGAAGTTGATCCATCTCGGGATGCGAAATATACAATTCAATTTATTGGTAATGAGGGAAAAATCCTCAAAGAAGAATATGGCTATAGAGCTTCATACCGTTTCAAGGGAGATGAAAAATATGTTCGTGCGAAAGTGACTTGCTCTTCCGGAGATTTTGCAATTACGCAACCGGTCTTTGTTAAGTAA
- a CDS encoding ABC-2 transporter permease, which produces MMILQLILKDIRAYGSLIFLWILLPMAILNSLFSLRFYPVGGFIIAGCMVIAVACSILSFSEKKKNIEILTRSLPVTISEIVIARFLTSVTISIIGMIFYYIGTYIVNQIYINPKTNFENINSPKVLFIATFYLLLHNALFIPVMLKFRFLGSILAFVIAMFATILITVSIFKPYRLDFNPYFGTNDSILISTLTLFAILILVIAFTISLFVYKRKEF; this is translated from the coding sequence ATGATGATATTGCAATTAATATTAAAAGATATAAGAGCATATGGTAGCTTAATATTTCTTTGGATTCTTTTACCAATGGCGATTTTAAACTCTCTTTTCAGTTTAAGATTCTATCCTGTCGGCGGATTTATAATAGCAGGGTGTATGGTAATTGCAGTGGCTTGCTCCATTTTATCATTCTCAGAAAAGAAAAAGAATATTGAAATATTGACTCGTAGCCTACCAGTAACAATTAGTGAAATTGTGATAGCTCGATTTTTAACTTCGGTCACCATATCGATCATTGGAATGATTTTCTATTACATAGGTACTTACATAGTCAACCAAATATATATTAATCCCAAGACTAATTTTGAAAATATCAACAGTCCAAAAGTTTTGTTCATTGCGACGTTTTACTTGTTACTTCATAATGCATTATTCATTCCTGTAATGTTGAAATTCCGATTTCTCGGTTCGATATTGGCATTTGTTATAGCAATGTTCGCGACGATATTGATTACCGTCTCAATATTTAAACCTTACAGGTTGGATTTTAATCCATATTTTGGAACAAATGATTCAATTTTAATTTCAACTCTAACTTTATTTGCCATCTTGATACTGGTTATAGCATTTACGATATCTCTGTTTGTCTATAAACGAAAAGAATTTTAG
- a CDS encoding alpha-galactosidase: MQKIKYYLSLIIIGFGLMSPADLIAVSKADSVKSYQLENDKIKLSVTFRNNKITGDQLEVKSSWAKSYGGTTPIIIRTDGDFGLDVMYTDWSAPGKINNADNPVLLSKNNFELVNSASDEKPDGIRELVFDFKSNETTIDLRITYQLSNDDFYIKRNLAVMDTAFGHHFLRWFWPNTGDLNGVTTIIKDGGFGQPVAFLTKSGGGFFGVEYPAAENSIIKSGNGYKIKCGQEFGEIIGNDWLKSDWVVQGITPNSYVKNWFSQYLDNIRVAPLRPYSLYNTWYDLRSPEYPRWSPEKVMSEKTSLQMVDVLRKSMIEKYNIKLDAFVLDDGWDVYESDWALRKEQWPNGLKPLANELKKTNTSLGVWFGPTGGYSFRMKRVNWMKEHGYEVVGKTRNNSMLCLAGKNYSDLFRKRVTDFVANDGVGYYKWDGIQFSCSEPGHGHPVDIYSRRAVMESVVEKCNSVREKNPDVFLNITSGTWLSPWWVKYANTIWMQGMDYGFSDVPSISQRDGAITYRDFVLYDDFKQQNFWFPIANLMTHGIIKGKHESVGIETEPLDKFTDDVLLYFARGVAMYELYISPDILTEGEWTSISKSMAWARDRFPILMNSEMVGGNPLKGEAYAHVHFKDSHAIIAARNPVIESSVLKIKLDPTFGLDPKSSSLVLERIYPTRWISPKLYRSGETISLPLDGFETAVYEMYPLEEATTPLVSGVVFDATNEKGNEYKINYHSSSSDAKLLNPSIVKNATAKSFSIKKENSAKMVTESSVQSDLNEKSKINIRLNISNFTKDGMIAILLTPDKSLAPKAKPDLSVLIDGKLDSVKTEPQEGKSQWFMIDVSDGRHDVTVRVTPGKDEKEWKGTASVWAIGKQQQKIKEITFEMKNEIKSKPMPPLPWSPGEVRRNLKLGEIKISCIK; encoded by the coding sequence ATGCAGAAAATAAAATATTATCTCAGTCTGATTATCATCGGCTTCGGTTTAATGAGTCCGGCAGATCTCATTGCAGTCTCAAAAGCAGATAGTGTAAAATCATATCAGTTAGAAAACGATAAAATTAAATTGTCGGTCACATTTCGTAACAATAAAATTACAGGTGATCAACTTGAAGTAAAAAGCAGTTGGGCAAAATCTTACGGTGGGACGACTCCAATTATTATCAGAACCGATGGAGATTTTGGGCTTGATGTTATGTATACCGACTGGTCTGCCCCGGGCAAGATCAACAATGCCGATAATCCTGTTTTGTTATCGAAAAATAATTTTGAATTGGTTAATTCCGCGTCCGATGAAAAACCTGATGGGATTAGAGAACTTGTTTTCGATTTTAAGTCTAACGAAACAACAATTGACTTACGGATTACATATCAATTATCAAATGATGATTTCTATATAAAAAGAAATCTTGCGGTAATGGATACTGCATTCGGGCATCATTTCTTAAGATGGTTCTGGCCAAACACCGGTGATCTCAATGGGGTCACAACAATAATTAAAGATGGCGGATTTGGTCAGCCGGTTGCATTCTTGACTAAAAGCGGCGGCGGTTTCTTCGGTGTGGAATACCCTGCGGCTGAAAATTCAATCATCAAATCCGGTAACGGTTACAAAATAAAATGTGGACAAGAATTTGGTGAGATAATAGGAAATGATTGGTTGAAAAGCGATTGGGTTGTCCAGGGGATTACACCGAATTCATACGTGAAAAATTGGTTCTCTCAATATTTGGACAATATCCGTGTCGCGCCTCTTCGACCATATTCTCTATACAATACCTGGTACGATCTCCGTTCACCCGAATATCCCCGCTGGTCTCCGGAGAAAGTGATGAGCGAAAAAACCTCTTTACAAATGGTCGATGTTCTCAGAAAAAGTATGATTGAGAAATATAATATAAAGCTCGATGCGTTTGTGTTGGATGATGGCTGGGATGTTTATGAAAGTGATTGGGCGCTGCGGAAAGAACAGTGGCCCAATGGTTTGAAGCCTCTTGCCAATGAACTTAAAAAGACAAATACGTCGCTCGGTGTTTGGTTCGGTCCTACGGGTGGTTATTCTTTTAGGATGAAACGCGTCAACTGGATGAAAGAGCATGGCTACGAGGTTGTTGGCAAAACTCGAAATAACTCAATGCTCTGCCTTGCGGGAAAAAACTACAGTGACCTCTTTAGAAAGCGAGTTACGGACTTTGTAGCAAACGACGGAGTCGGATATTATAAATGGGATGGAATTCAATTTTCGTGCAGTGAACCCGGGCACGGACATCCGGTTGATATTTATTCCCGCCGCGCAGTGATGGAAAGTGTTGTTGAAAAATGTAATTCGGTGCGTGAGAAAAATCCTGATGTTTTCCTAAACATCACTTCGGGTACGTGGCTAAGTCCGTGGTGGGTAAAATACGCCAATACAATCTGGATGCAGGGAATGGATTACGGGTTTTCCGATGTCCCTTCAATAAGCCAGCGCGATGGCGCAATAACATACCGTGATTTTGTTTTATATGACGATTTCAAACAGCAGAATTTCTGGTTCCCGATTGCAAACCTGATGACACATGGAATTATAAAGGGGAAACATGAATCTGTCGGGATTGAAACAGAACCTCTCGATAAATTTACCGATGATGTTTTGCTTTACTTTGCCCGCGGCGTTGCGATGTATGAGCTTTACATCTCACCAGATATTCTCACCGAAGGAGAGTGGACTTCGATTTCAAAATCTATGGCATGGGCAAGAGACCGTTTTCCGATTTTGATGAACTCAGAAATGGTGGGCGGAAATCCTCTGAAGGGTGAAGCATACGCTCATGTGCATTTTAAAGATTCTCATGCGATAATTGCTGCCCGCAATCCGGTAATTGAATCATCGGTATTAAAAATTAAATTAGACCCCACTTTCGGTCTCGATCCGAAATCATCCTCTTTGGTTTTAGAAAGAATCTATCCAACAAGATGGATTTCTCCGAAACTTTACAGGTCGGGAGAAACAATTTCATTGCCGCTGGATGGATTCGAAACCGCAGTGTACGAAATGTATCCGCTTGAAGAAGCCACCACTCCTCTCGTATCCGGAGTTGTATTCGATGCGACAAACGAAAAAGGAAATGAATACAAAATCAATTATCATAGTTCTTCTTCCGATGCAAAATTATTAAATCCATCTATCGTAAAAAATGCAACCGCAAAATCATTCTCAATCAAAAAAGAGAATTCCGCGAAAATGGTGACTGAAAGTTCTGTTCAATCGGATCTAAACGAAAAATCTAAAATCAACATTCGATTAAACATTTCTAATTTCACAAAAGATGGAATGATTGCAATCTTATTAACTCCCGACAAATCTTTAGCTCCGAAAGCGAAGCCGGATTTATCGGTGTTAATCGACGGTAAGTTGGATTCCGTAAAGACTGAACCGCAGGAAGGAAAGTCACAGTGGTTTATGATAGATGTTTCTGATGGCAGGCATGATGTAACAGTTCGGGTAACACCCGGTAAGGATGAAAAGGAATGGAAGGGTACTGCTTCCGTCTGGGCAATCGGAAAACAACAGCAGAAAATAAAAGAAATTACTTTTGAAATGAAGAATGAAATAAAATCTAAACCGATGCCGCCGCTGCCTTGGTCTCCAGGTGAAGTGAGAAGAAATTTGAAACTTGGCGAAATAAAAATAAGTTGCATCAAGTAA
- a CDS encoding ABC-2 transporter permease, with protein sequence MIIKLILKDLTAYKKNIILNFLAFMILGNIFIFRYYPWHVYMMYGYLAFVFISTFFSFIEINKNAEALTCSLPVSRSGIVIARYLTSAVLMFGGLALWYLNGFVAGAVYTDAATDFNRAAHLKVLFIAVFFIVLQTSIFLPALFKFRLIGTVLTFVVALVAAVITVVLIFRPYSRSFNSYFVEGELVVISILTSIMVAAPALSLVVSLSLFKRKDI encoded by the coding sequence ATGATTATCAAATTAATCCTGAAAGATTTAACAGCTTACAAAAAGAACATCATCCTGAATTTCTTAGCATTCATGATTCTTGGCAATATTTTTATCTTCCGTTATTATCCTTGGCATGTCTATATGATGTATGGATATTTGGCATTTGTTTTTATTAGCACTTTTTTCTCGTTTATTGAAATAAATAAGAATGCTGAAGCTCTGACATGCAGTCTTCCTGTCAGCAGATCCGGAATTGTAATTGCAAGGTATCTCACATCGGCTGTTTTGATGTTCGGTGGACTTGCACTGTGGTATCTAAACGGATTTGTTGCAGGAGCTGTATACACAGATGCGGCAACAGATTTTAATCGAGCTGCACATTTAAAAGTCCTCTTCATAGCTGTATTTTTCATAGTGCTACAAACCAGTATATTCCTGCCTGCTTTATTCAAATTCAGATTAATCGGAACAGTGCTAACATTTGTCGTAGCTCTTGTTGCGGCTGTAATAACTGTAGTTTTGATTTTCAGGCCCTACAGTCGCTCCTTCAATTCATATTTTGTAGAAGGAGAATTGGTTGTTATCTCCATTTTAACATCAATAATGGTAGCAGCGCCGGCGCTTTCATTAGTAGTTTCATTAAGTCTTTTTAAAAGAAAAGATATTTGA
- a CDS encoding ABC transporter ATP-binding protein, which produces MENALEINNLRKDYGDFRLKDVTFSLPEGYIMGLIGPNGAGKTTIIKLIMNLLIKQGGSIRVFGKDHIEHEVDIKSRIGFVYDNPNYYEHLNLKQVKNIIRPFYKNWDDKVFMNLVDKFELPLKKNIRKFSRGMVMKAAIAIALSHHADFIIMDEPTSGLDPIFRRELLDLLYDLLQSEKKSILFSTHLTSDLERIADYITFILNGKIIFSSSKNEIMETYAVIKGGNDLLNEETKKYFKGIRKNEFGFEALTNNVEEIKATFGSVIVIEKATLEDIMYYSNLKNGNS; this is translated from the coding sequence ATGGAAAATGCTCTTGAGATAAATAATTTAAGAAAAGATTACGGAGACTTTCGTTTAAAAGATGTTACGTTCTCTCTGCCTGAAGGTTATATCATGGGATTAATCGGTCCGAACGGTGCGGGTAAAACAACAATCATAAAATTGATAATGAATCTTTTGATAAAGCAGGGTGGCAGCATTCGGGTATTTGGTAAAGATCATATCGAACATGAAGTAGATATTAAATCCCGGATAGGATTCGTATACGACAATCCGAATTATTATGAACACCTTAATCTTAAACAAGTAAAAAATATCATTCGTCCCTTCTATAAGAATTGGGATGATAAAGTTTTCATGAATCTTGTTGATAAATTCGAATTACCGTTGAAAAAGAATATCAGGAAATTCTCACGCGGTATGGTTATGAAAGCAGCGATCGCAATTGCACTCTCACATCATGCCGACTTTATCATTATGGATGAACCGACCTCAGGATTAGATCCGATATTCAGAAGGGAACTGCTAGATTTACTTTATGACCTACTTCAGAGCGAGAAGAAATCGATTCTGTTTTCCACACATCTTACATCCGACTTAGAGCGTATAGCTGATTATATTACGTTCATACTGAATGGAAAAATCATTTTCTCTTCAAGCAAAAATGAAATAATGGAGACTTATGCGGTGATTAAAGGAGGGAACGATCTTCTAAACGAGGAAACAAAAAAATATTTTAAAGGGATTCGAAAAAATGAATTCGGTTTTGAAGCATTAACAAATAATGTTGAAGAGATAAAAGCGACTTTCGGTTCAGTTATTGTAATTGAAAAAGCAACGCTGGAAGATATTATGTACTATAGTAACTTGAAAAATGGAAATTCTTAA
- a CDS encoding NPCBM/NEW2 domain-containing protein, which produces MRIQWLFLCVILFAILLPAQTIYLDELNLSAMECGWGTPEANKSVGGNSLKVGGQIFNRGVGTHAVSTLLMNLDGKGKRFTSSFGLDDEVADGKGTIKFFIIGDRKILWQSPVMKKGDKAEFADVDLTNIKLLGLLVTDGGDDIDYDHADWCDAKIEFTSKRKPDELVVKTVIEPYILTPKPSDSPKINGAKIFGVRPGNPFLYTIAATGKRPMKFFANNLPVGLLLDNTTGIITGKVDKECEYNVTLIVQNDLGDARRELRIKVGKQIALTPPMGWNSWNCWACAVDDAKVRTSADAMVSSGLINHGWTYINIDDCWEIKPDAKEPELQGELRNKDGMINTNKKFPDMKLLGDYVHSKGLKLGIYSGPGPLTCAGFTASYQFEIQDAKQYAEWGIDYLKYDWCSYGKIAKDQSLPELKKPYQVMRDALDKVPRDIVYSLCQYGMGNVWEWGEEVGGNCWRTTGDITDTWSSMSGIGFNQAGHEKFAGPGHWNDPDMLVVGLVGWGPNLHPTKLTPDEQYTHISLWSLLCSPLLIGADMSRLDDFTLNLLTNDEVIEINQDPLGIQARRIFNEDGKQIWIKEMEDDSKAVGLFFADAGKREPVDYFQWDIQPKKTKIVLKGSDIGINGKFSVRDVWRQKDIGVFENQFEADIPYHGVILIKCKSKN; this is translated from the coding sequence ATGAGAATACAATGGTTATTCCTCTGTGTAATATTGTTTGCGATTCTTCTGCCTGCACAAACCATTTATCTTGATGAACTGAATCTCTCTGCCATGGAATGTGGTTGGGGAACGCCGGAAGCTAACAAATCGGTGGGAGGGAACTCGCTCAAAGTAGGCGGACAAATTTTTAACCGCGGCGTGGGGACTCATGCTGTAAGCACTCTCCTGATGAACCTAGACGGTAAAGGGAAGCGTTTCACTTCATCTTTTGGATTAGATGATGAGGTGGCTGACGGCAAAGGAACGATAAAGTTTTTTATTATCGGTGACAGGAAAATTCTTTGGCAAAGTCCGGTTATGAAAAAAGGAGATAAAGCAGAATTTGCAGACGTCGATCTTACCAATATCAAATTGTTGGGTTTGCTTGTTACAGATGGCGGTGATGATATAGATTATGACCACGCCGATTGGTGTGATGCGAAGATTGAATTTACATCGAAACGCAAACCGGATGAGCTTGTAGTTAAAACTGTTATTGAACCGTATATACTTACTCCGAAACCTTCCGATTCACCCAAAATTAATGGAGCAAAAATTTTTGGTGTTAGACCGGGCAATCCTTTCCTCTACACAATTGCAGCTACAGGAAAACGACCGATGAAATTTTTCGCCAACAATCTTCCCGTTGGATTATTACTTGATAATACCACGGGAATCATTACAGGAAAAGTCGATAAAGAATGTGAATACAATGTAACCCTGATTGTACAGAACGATCTTGGTGATGCTAGGCGGGAGCTTCGCATAAAGGTGGGAAAACAAATCGCACTTACTCCACCAATGGGCTGGAATAGCTGGAATTGCTGGGCTTGTGCGGTTGATGACGCGAAGGTTCGTACTTCTGCCGATGCGATGGTTTCTTCCGGGTTGATTAATCATGGCTGGACGTACATCAATATTGATGATTGCTGGGAGATAAAACCGGATGCAAAAGAACCTGAACTTCAAGGCGAATTGCGCAATAAAGATGGCATGATCAATACAAACAAAAAATTTCCTGACATGAAATTGTTAGGCGATTATGTTCACAGTAAAGGATTAAAGCTAGGGATTTATTCCGGGCCTGGACCGTTGACCTGTGCCGGTTTTACGGCGAGTTATCAATTTGAAATTCAAGATGCTAAACAGTACGCCGAATGGGGTATCGATTATTTGAAATACGATTGGTGCTCTTACGGAAAAATTGCAAAAGATCAGAGTTTACCGGAGCTAAAAAAACCGTATCAAGTTATGCGTGATGCTTTAGACAAAGTGCCGCGAGATATTGTTTACAGTTTATGTCAGTATGGAATGGGAAACGTATGGGAATGGGGCGAGGAAGTTGGCGGTAATTGCTGGCGAACTACCGGTGATATTACGGATACTTGGTCGAGTATGTCGGGCATCGGTTTCAATCAGGCGGGACATGAAAAATTTGCCGGACCCGGACACTGGAACGATCCCGATATGCTTGTGGTCGGACTTGTCGGCTGGGGACCCAATCTTCATCCAACAAAATTGACTCCGGATGAACAATATACGCATATCAGTTTGTGGTCTTTACTCTGTTCGCCGCTTCTTATCGGTGCCGATATGAGCCGGCTTGATGATTTTACATTGAATCTTCTAACGAATGATGAGGTAATAGAAATCAATCAGGATCCTCTCGGTATTCAGGCAAGAAGAATATTTAATGAAGACGGAAAACAAATCTGGATAAAAGAAATGGAAGACGACTCGAAAGCTGTCGGTTTATTTTTCGCAGACGCAGGCAAGCGGGAACCTGTAGATTATTTTCAGTGGGATATTCAACCCAAGAAAACAAAAATAGTTTTGAAAGGATCGGATATCGGAATCAACGGTAAGTTCAGCGTGAGGGATGTTTGGCGGCAGAAGGATATTGGAGTTTTTGAAAACCAATTTGAAGCTGATATTCCATATCACGGCGTTATCTTGATTAAATGCAAAAGTAAAAATTAA
- a CDS encoding alpha-L-fucosidase, whose amino-acid sequence MILRLIIFILFHGLAPLFLFAQNIGAPVPINPIPSERQLAWQNLEYYGFLHFTVNTFTDKEWGYGDEPESVFNPIDFDANEIVRIAKDAGMAGLIITAKHHDGFCLWQSKYTEHSVKNSPWKNGKGDIVKELSDACREYNLKFGVYLSPWDRNHKDYGKPEYLDYYRNQLHELLTNYGEISEVWFDGAYGGDGYYGGAREKRIIDRKTYYDWENTWKIVRELQPNAVIFSDVGPDIRWVGNENGYSGETCWSMYTPNGENYDTPAPGYTKYKEGIEGHRDGKNWLPAECDVSIRPGWFYHTNEDSLVKSPEDLFRLYLKSVGRNGSLLLNIPPNRRGRISDNDVKSLMGFKHLRESVFANNLTKLGQATASNVRGNKKQFAASNIVDGDKGSYWATDDSVKSASLIVDLGKLTEIKYILLQEYIALGQRVESFTIEGCDGKMWKKLDSGTTIGHKRIIKFPPTTVNRIKLDIQKAKACPVISNLEIF is encoded by the coding sequence ATGATACTACGATTAATAATATTTATACTTTTTCATGGTCTGGCGCCTTTATTTCTGTTCGCGCAAAATATAGGTGCACCGGTTCCGATCAATCCTATTCCATCCGAACGTCAACTCGCATGGCAAAACTTAGAGTATTACGGATTTCTTCATTTTACAGTTAATACTTTTACAGATAAAGAGTGGGGTTACGGCGATGAGCCCGAATCAGTTTTTAATCCTATCGATTTTGATGCAAATGAAATTGTCCGCATCGCGAAAGATGCCGGAATGGCCGGACTGATAATCACAGCTAAACATCACGATGGCTTTTGCTTGTGGCAATCGAAATATACAGAGCATTCGGTTAAGAACAGTCCGTGGAAAAACGGTAAAGGAGATATTGTTAAAGAGTTATCGGATGCATGCCGCGAATATAATTTAAAATTCGGTGTTTATCTTTCACCGTGGGACCGTAATCATAAAGATTACGGAAAACCCGAATACCTCGATTACTACAGAAATCAACTACATGAGTTGTTGACAAACTATGGTGAAATTTCTGAAGTGTGGTTCGACGGAGCATATGGCGGCGATGGTTACTACGGCGGAGCCCGCGAAAAAAGAATTATCGACCGTAAAACATATTATGACTGGGAAAATACATGGAAGATTGTCCGCGAGCTTCAACCCAACGCGGTAATTTTTAGCGATGTCGGACCTGATATCAGATGGGTTGGTAATGAGAATGGTTATTCAGGTGAAACATGCTGGTCGATGTATACTCCGAATGGGGAAAATTATGACACGCCTGCACCCGGTTATACAAAATATAAAGAGGGCATTGAAGGACACCGCGATGGAAAAAATTGGTTACCTGCTGAATGTGATGTTTCAATTAGACCTGGCTGGTTTTACCATACGAATGAAGATTCACTTGTGAAGTCACCGGAAGATTTATTCAGATTGTATCTGAAATCGGTTGGTCGCAATGGTTCGCTGCTTCTGAATATCCCGCCAAACCGCCGAGGCAGAATTAGTGACAACGATGTAAAGTCATTGATGGGATTCAAACATCTCCGTGAATCAGTTTTCGCCAACAATTTGACAAAACTTGGACAGGCGACCGCATCAAACGTTCGTGGCAACAAGAAACAATTTGCGGCAAGTAATATTGTAGATGGAGACAAAGGTTCATACTGGGCAACGGATGATTCAGTAAAAAGCGCATCACTTATAGTTGATCTAGGAAAACTAACAGAGATAAAGTATATATTGTTGCAGGAATATATTGCACTCGGTCAACGTGTTGAATCATTTACGATTGAAGGATGTGATGGAAAGATGTGGAAGAAGCTCGATTCGGGAACTACTATAGGACATAAACGGATTATTAAATTTCCACCAACAACCGTCAATAGAATTAAGTTAGATATTCAGAAAGCTAAAGCATGTCCCGTTATATCAAATCTTGAGATATTTTGA
- a CDS encoding ABC-2 transporter permease, whose translation MEILNLIRKDFIAGAIFLLGVAIVIPFIASIAIAAMIDDFGGIIIGIFTFIVTALCISASFIFIAIDTSFGTEMTYASLPVKRSSIIVARYMSSIIITLSGFGLVILACLSSVYIFNLSDPAFRLLLSPRGITSMISFLLFILTIMLPFVFKFGPGKGVIAALILQISLVIISPVYNFLMNVLNDIWDFDITYIYNLLHNFLNWIMTLPAIYAYLFVFGIVLTLYIISISLSIRFYNKRDL comes from the coding sequence ATGGAAATTCTTAATCTTATAAGAAAAGATTTTATTGCCGGAGCGATATTCCTTTTAGGTGTAGCCATCGTTATCCCTTTTATTGCATCTATTGCAATAGCTGCAATGATAGACGATTTTGGTGGAATCATTATTGGCATATTCACCTTTATCGTTACCGCTTTATGTATCAGTGCTTCCTTTATTTTTATAGCGATTGACACTTCATTTGGAACAGAGATGACGTATGCAAGTTTACCCGTTAAACGATCTTCAATAATCGTTGCCCGATACATGTCATCAATTATTATTACCTTGTCAGGTTTCGGTTTGGTGATTTTAGCATGTCTATCATCGGTATATATTTTCAATCTATCCGATCCTGCTTTTCGTCTGCTTCTAAGTCCACGTGGTATAACGAGTATGATTTCATTTTTACTTTTTATTTTAACAATCATGCTCCCCTTCGTATTTAAATTTGGTCCGGGCAAAGGAGTAATAGCCGCACTGATATTGCAAATAAGTCTTGTGATAATCAGCCCGGTTTATAATTTTTTGATGAACGTATTGAACGATATCTGGGATTTTGATATTACCTACATTTACAATTTACTTCATAACTTCCTAAACTGGATAATGACTTTGCCCGCTATTTATGCTTATCTCTTTGTATTCGGCATCGTGTTGACTTTATATATCATTTCAATATCCTTATCAATTCGATTTTACAACAAGAGAGATTTATAA
- a CDS encoding GntR family transcriptional regulator — translation MKIIVSNASQDPIYEQICKQIKAQIISGALEEGSALPSIRKLAQELQISVITTKRAYEELEKEGFIDSVGGKGCFVAMQNKELLREKKIKNVEELLSDAVKEAKKFGVSFKEVKEMLELLYHNEE, via the coding sequence ATGAAGATTATAGTCTCAAATGCATCACAAGATCCGATTTATGAGCAGATTTGTAAACAGATAAAGGCACAAATCATATCCGGAGCTCTTGAAGAAGGAAGTGCTCTTCCGTCTATAAGAAAATTGGCACAAGAGTTACAAATAAGTGTCATCACTACAAAGCGAGCTTATGAGGAACTTGAAAAAGAAGGATTCATCGACAGCGTTGGGGGTAAAGGATGTTTTGTCGCGATGCAGAATAAGGAACTGCTTCGCGAGAAAAAAATTAAAAATGTAGAAGAGTTATTAAGTGATGCAGTTAAAGAAGCGAAGAAGTTTGGGGTATCATTTAAAGAAGTAAAAGAAATGTTGGAACTATTATATCATAACGAGGAATAA